The proteins below come from a single Deltaproteobacteria bacterium genomic window:
- a CDS encoding 4Fe-4S dicluster domain-containing protein, whose product MAYIITRLCRDCVDTACVAVCPVDCIYKYTGSDAATFPHQLYIHPDECIDCGACEPECPWQAIFEEAGVPEVFKDDTPLNYKMMEHTGDFEVCKHEQTPRPSAEEIAANKKKWGWDS is encoded by the coding sequence ATGGCGTACATCATTACGCGGCTGTGCCGCGATTGCGTCGATACCGCATGCGTGGCCGTGTGCCCGGTGGATTGCATCTACAAGTACACCGGCAGCGATGCGGCCACGTTTCCGCATCAACTGTATATCCATCCCGACGAGTGCATCGATTGCGGCGCCTGCGAGCCCGAGTGCCCGTGGCAAGCCATCTTCGAGGAAGCCGGGGTGCCCGAGGTCTTCAAGGACGACACCCCCCTCAACTACAAGATGATGGAGCACACCGGCGATTTCGAAGTCTGCAAACACGAGCAGACGCCCCGGCCGAGCGCCGAGGAGATCGCGGCCAATAAGAAAAAATGGGGTTGGGACAGCTGA
- a CDS encoding Rrf2 family transcriptional regulator produces MTTKRALRSTRAHRSSIMNVGRRVDYAVRALSYLAGQPSDRVVSRVEIQQHQAIPPHFLSKILRALVNAGFLDSVSGSHGGFRLTRAPDSISIREVYESVERPLSLIDCVELRGEFCQFAPVCTQIDVWAGAQQMLADYLARITISDIADQPGLVARLRG; encoded by the coding sequence ATGACCACTAAGCGCGCTCTGCGCAGCACGCGTGCGCATCGCAGCTCGATCATGAACGTCGGTCGCCGCGTCGACTACGCGGTACGGGCGTTATCCTATCTGGCCGGGCAGCCTTCCGATCGCGTCGTGTCCCGCGTTGAGATTCAACAGCACCAGGCTATCCCACCTCATTTCTTATCGAAGATCCTGCGCGCGCTGGTCAACGCCGGATTTCTCGACTCGGTGTCGGGCAGCCACGGTGGCTTCCGCCTGACCCGCGCTCCCGATAGCATTTCGATCCGCGAGGTCTATGAGAGCGTCGAGCGGCCGCTGTCGTTGATCGACTGTGTTGAGTTGCGCGGCGAATTCTGCCAATTCGCTCCAGTCTGCACCCAGATTGATGTGTGGGCGGGCGCGCAACAGATGTTGGCGGACTATCTGGCGCGAATTACGATCAGTGATATAGCTGATCAACCAGGCTTGGTGGCCCGGTTGCGGGGCTAG